A single genomic interval of Festucalex cinctus isolate MCC-2025b chromosome 16, RoL_Fcin_1.0, whole genome shotgun sequence harbors:
- the LOC144003746 gene encoding L-threonine dehydratase catabolic TdcB-like: protein MGEVSADSVTLDLLLEARETVRRSPLGVITTPMIPWSQTTLPVNKAHSIHIKLENMQRTGSFKIRGVANQFARRSEGGNFITMSAGNYGKSFAYASKHYGSKGKVVMPETSPMSRSVLIQSFGVGVERVPTSCLMNVVNRCVQEDDMTFLHSYDDLDLIAGHASLGLEVLEVVPEPDVVAVCCGGGGLLAGVAAAVKLSGCDKTRIYGVEPEGACTMYKSFIQKKPVGMDASSIASGLAPPFAGKLPYELCQRYVEEIVLVSDDDIKAAVSTLYRAGLVVEPSGSAAFAAIAAAKIPRLEGRDVVCVLSGGNIGKDEFANFPDPD, encoded by the exons ATGGGTGAGGTGTCTGCAGACAGCGTCACCCTGGATCTTCTACTAGAAGCCAGGGAGACAGTGAGGAGAAGCCCATTGGGTGTCATCACCACCCCCATGATCCCATGGAGCCAGACCACCCTGCCTGTCAACAAGGCTCATAGTATCCACATTAAACTGGAGAACATGCAGAGAACAG gGTCCTTTAAAATTAGAGGTGTGGCTAATCAGTTTGCCAGGAGGTCAGAGGGTGGCAATTTTATCACCATGTCCGCAGGGAATTATGGCAAGTCATTTGCATATGCGTCAAAACACTACGGGTCGAAAGGTAAAGTGGTGATGCCAGAAACTTCCCCAATGTCCAGATCTGTCCTCATACAG AGTTTTGGTGTGGGCGTGGAGAGAGTTCCCACTTCCTGTCTGATGAACGTGGTGAACCGTTGTGTTCAGGAGGACGACATGACCTTCCTGCACTCTTACGATGACCTGGATCTCATCGCGGGACATGCAAG tTTGGGTCTGGAGGTCCTGGAGGTGGTGCCTGAGCCTGATGTTGTGGCGGTATGCTGCGGAGGAGGGGGGTTGCTGGCCGGAGTGGCTGCTGCAGTCAAGCTGTCGGGATGTGACAAGACCCGAATCTACGGTGTGGAGCCAGAAGGAG CCTGCACCATGTACAAGAGCTTCATCCAGAAGAAGCCGGTGGGCATGGACGCAAGCAGCATTGCATCAGGACTTGCACCGCCATTTGCAG GCAAGCTCCCCTACGAGCTGTGCCAGCGCTACGTGGAGGAAATCGTCCTGGTGAGCGACGACGACATCAAGGCGGCCGTGTCGACGCTGTACCGAGCGGGCCTGGTGGTGGAGCCGTCCGGTTCGGCCGCCTTCGCCGCCATCGCCGCCGCCAAAATACCCCGACTCGAGGGGAGGGACGTCGTGTGCGTCCTCAGCGGCGGCAACATTGGCAAGGACGAGTTCGCAAACTTCCCGGACCCGGACTGA
- the trmu gene encoding mitochondrial tRNA-specific 2-thiouridylase 1 isoform X2, translating into MGVIRHVVCAMSGGVDSSVAALLLKKRGYNVTGVFMKNWDSLDESGVCTTEKDCEDAYKVCQMLGIPFHQVSYVKEYWHEVFSNLLKEYEKGRTPNPDILCNKHIKFNHFHKYAIITLGADAMATGHYARTSQEDEEVFQQTPKTGPLVLFRNRFELRNPVRLHKGADLVKDQTFFLSQISQDALRQTLFPLAGLTKDFVKKVAAEAGFHHVLKKKESMGICFIGDRNFEKFILEAPSTNHPSLFRDTLRTDRFHWIAEEPPPQLARNKMMECHFRFINQMALTPCTVTLNMDGSVWISVAQPLRALTPGQFAVLYKSDECLGSGKIVQLGPSNFTIQRSRECLAATQLSKDEQKPKPIR; encoded by the exons ATGGGTGTTATACGGCACGTGGTGTGCGCCATGTCAGGCGGCGTTGACAGCTCCGTCGCGGCCTTGCTGCTGAAGAAAAGAG GTTACAACGTGACTGGGGTTTTCATGAAGAATTGGGACTCCCTGGATGAAAGTGGAGTGTGCACCACAGAGAAGGACTGCGAGGATGCCTACAAAGTGTGCCAGATGTTGGGCATCCCCTTCCATCAAGTGTCGTATGTTAAGGAATACTGGCACGAGGTTTTCAG TAATCTGTTAAAGGAGTATGAGAAAGGAAGGACACCAAATCCAGATATACTCTGCAATAAGCATATTAAATTCAACCATTTTCACAAGTATGCAATCATAACTCTAG GTGCTGACGCCATGGCAACCGGCCACTATGCAAGGACCTCCCAGGAAGACGAGGAGGTCTTCCAGCAGACCCCCAAAACTGGGCCCCTCGTGCTCTTCAGAAATCGATTTGAGCTCCGAAACC CGGTTAGACTGCACAAGGGGGCCGACCTCGTCAAAGACCAGACGTTCTTCCTTAGCCAGATCTCCCAGGATGCCCTGCGGCAGACCTTGTTCCCGCTCGCCGGCCTCACCAAGGACTTTGTGAAAAAGGTGGCGGCTGAAGCGGGCTTTCACCATGTGCTGAAAAAGAAAGAG AGCATGGGCATCTGTTTCATTGGCGACAGAAACTTTGAAAAGTTTATTCTGGAG GCGCCGTCGACAAATCACCCGTCTCTTTTCCGCGACACCCTGCGGACCGATCGCTTCCACTGGATCGCCGAAGAGCCACCGCCCCAACTGGCCCGGAACAAGATGATGGAATGTCACTTCCGCTTCATCAACCAAATGGCGCTAA CTCCATGCACCGTGACCCTCAACATGGACGGCTCTGTGTGGATCTCAGTCGCGCAGCCACTCAGAGCTTTGACACCTGGACAG TTTGCAGTGCTCTATAAAAGCGACGAGTGTCTAGGAAGCGGGAAGATCGTCCAGCTGGGGCCCAGCAACTTTACCATCCAGCGGAGTCGGGAATGTTTGGCAGCGACTCAACTCAGTAAAGACGAGCAGAAGCCAAAACCGATCAGATGA
- the trmu gene encoding mitochondrial tRNA-specific 2-thiouridylase 1 isoform X1, with protein sequence MGVIRHVVCAMSGGVDSSVAALLLKKRGYNVTGVFMKNWDSLDESGVCTTEKDCEDAYKVCQMLGIPFHQVSYVKEYWHEVFSNLLKEYEKGRTPNPDILCNKHIKFNHFHKYAIITLGADAMATGHYARTSQEDEEVFQQTPKTGPLVLFRNRFELRNPVRLHKGADLVKDQTFFLSQISQDALRQTLFPLAGLTKDFVKKVAAEAGFHHVLKKKESMGICFIGDRNFEKFILEYLEPKPGNFVSIEDGNVMGTHKGWFTLTLGQRARIGGQRDAWFVVDKDVNTGDVLVAPSTNHPSLFRDTLRTDRFHWIAEEPPPQLARNKMMECHFRFINQMALTPCTVTLNMDGSVWISVAQPLRALTPGQFAVLYKSDECLGSGKIVQLGPSNFTIQRSRECLAATQLSKDEQKPKPIR encoded by the exons ATGGGTGTTATACGGCACGTGGTGTGCGCCATGTCAGGCGGCGTTGACAGCTCCGTCGCGGCCTTGCTGCTGAAGAAAAGAG GTTACAACGTGACTGGGGTTTTCATGAAGAATTGGGACTCCCTGGATGAAAGTGGAGTGTGCACCACAGAGAAGGACTGCGAGGATGCCTACAAAGTGTGCCAGATGTTGGGCATCCCCTTCCATCAAGTGTCGTATGTTAAGGAATACTGGCACGAGGTTTTCAG TAATCTGTTAAAGGAGTATGAGAAAGGAAGGACACCAAATCCAGATATACTCTGCAATAAGCATATTAAATTCAACCATTTTCACAAGTATGCAATCATAACTCTAG GTGCTGACGCCATGGCAACCGGCCACTATGCAAGGACCTCCCAGGAAGACGAGGAGGTCTTCCAGCAGACCCCCAAAACTGGGCCCCTCGTGCTCTTCAGAAATCGATTTGAGCTCCGAAACC CGGTTAGACTGCACAAGGGGGCCGACCTCGTCAAAGACCAGACGTTCTTCCTTAGCCAGATCTCCCAGGATGCCCTGCGGCAGACCTTGTTCCCGCTCGCCGGCCTCACCAAGGACTTTGTGAAAAAGGTGGCGGCTGAAGCGGGCTTTCACCATGTGCTGAAAAAGAAAGAG AGCATGGGCATCTGTTTCATTGGCGACAGAAACTTTGAAAAGTTTATTCTGGAG TACCTCGAACCTAAACCTGGTAACTTTGTATCTATTGAGGATGGGAACGTAATGGGCACACACAAAG GCTGGTTCACTCTGACGCTGGGCCAGAGGGCGCGGATTGGAGGACAGAGGGATGCTTGGTTTGTGGTGGACAAGGATGTCAATACGGGGGATGTGCTGGTG GCGCCGTCGACAAATCACCCGTCTCTTTTCCGCGACACCCTGCGGACCGATCGCTTCCACTGGATCGCCGAAGAGCCACCGCCCCAACTGGCCCGGAACAAGATGATGGAATGTCACTTCCGCTTCATCAACCAAATGGCGCTAA CTCCATGCACCGTGACCCTCAACATGGACGGCTCTGTGTGGATCTCAGTCGCGCAGCCACTCAGAGCTTTGACACCTGGACAG TTTGCAGTGCTCTATAAAAGCGACGAGTGTCTAGGAAGCGGGAAGATCGTCCAGCTGGGGCCCAGCAACTTTACCATCCAGCGGAGTCGGGAATGTTTGGCAGCGACTCAACTCAGTAAAGACGAGCAGAAGCCAAAACCGATCAGATGA